One Nitrospirota bacterium DNA window includes the following coding sequences:
- a CDS encoding cobyrinate a,c-diamide synthase: MSPYPRVTIAGIRGGGGKTTLSLAVIAALRRLRGMAVTPFKKGPDYIDAGWLSSAAQHPCYNLDPFLISKEKVLESFLAHFRGDAAVIEGNRGLFDGMDAEGSYSTAELSKLLQSPVVLIIDCTKMTRTAAAVVLGCMSLDREVRVAGVVLNRIAGSRHESVVRASIEKYCGLPVVGAIPKLPAGDLPERHMGLTPHQEHPDTASALRLAEEVGAKYLDIDALVTIARSAEPLNGRNELCVMSNEVKDKTDDLSSAAHHGSRVTHHEIKIGIIRDAAFQFYYPENLEELEKRGAEVVDINALSDARLPEIDALYIGGGFPETNAIGLARNEGFRNSVRAMAEEGLPVYAECGGLMFLGESLLVGGAQHPMVGIFPLAFAMQKKPQAHGYTIVEADRENPFYPVGATLHGHEFHYSAVIGLGERSAVHTAFAMRRGEGIRDRRDGMVYKNVFATYTHIHALGSPLWADGMIARAKAWRARRDRAAISGQQGAVLNE, from the coding sequence ATGTCTCCCTATCCACGAGTGACCATCGCCGGCATCAGAGGGGGCGGCGGCAAGACGACGCTCTCGCTGGCGGTCATCGCCGCGCTGCGCAGGCTGCGGGGCATGGCCGTCACCCCCTTCAAGAAGGGACCCGATTACATCGATGCGGGCTGGCTCTCTTCAGCGGCGCAGCACCCCTGTTATAATCTCGATCCCTTTCTCATTTCTAAGGAAAAGGTGCTCGAATCCTTTCTCGCCCACTTCCGGGGCGACGCGGCGGTGATCGAAGGCAATCGCGGGCTCTTCGACGGCATGGATGCCGAAGGGTCGTACAGCACGGCGGAGCTCTCGAAGCTCCTGCAATCGCCTGTCGTGCTCATCATCGACTGCACCAAGATGACGAGGACCGCCGCTGCCGTGGTCCTGGGCTGTATGAGCCTCGACCGGGAGGTGCGGGTCGCCGGCGTGGTGCTGAACCGGATCGCCGGGAGCCGCCACGAATCGGTGGTCCGTGCGTCGATAGAAAAATACTGCGGCCTGCCGGTGGTCGGCGCCATCCCGAAGCTGCCGGCAGGGGACCTGCCGGAGCGCCACATGGGCCTTACGCCCCACCAGGAGCATCCCGATACCGCGAGCGCCCTCCGCCTCGCCGAAGAGGTTGGTGCGAAATACCTCGATATCGATGCTCTCGTCACCATCGCGCGGAGTGCCGAACCGCTCAACGGCCGTAATGAGTTATGCGTAATGAGTAATGAGGTAAAGGACAAAACCGATGATTTGTCGTCTGCTGCCCATCACGGATCACGCGTTACGCATCACGAAATCAAGATCGGCATCATCAGGGATGCGGCGTTCCAGTTCTATTATCCCGAGAACCTCGAAGAGCTCGAGAAGCGGGGCGCGGAGGTCGTCGACATCAATGCGCTCTCCGATGCCCGCCTGCCGGAGATCGACGCGCTCTATATCGGCGGCGGCTTCCCCGAGACGAATGCCATAGGGCTGGCCCGCAACGAGGGCTTCAGGAATTCCGTGCGCGCCATGGCCGAGGAGGGGCTTCCGGTTTATGCGGAGTGCGGCGGGCTCATGTTCCTCGGCGAATCTCTCCTCGTCGGCGGCGCGCAGCATCCCATGGTGGGCATCTTCCCCCTCGCCTTCGCCATGCAGAAGAAGCCCCAGGCGCACGGCTATACCATCGTGGAAGCAGACCGGGAAAACCCCTTCTATCCCGTCGGGGCCACGCTGCACGGCCATGAGTTCCACTACTCCGCCGTCATCGGTCTCGGTGAACGGAGTGCGGTGCATACGGCTTTCGCGATGCGGCGGGGAGAGGGGATCCGCGACAGGCGAGACGGCATGGTGTATAAGAACGTATTCGCGACCTATACCCATATCCATGCCCTCGGCTCGCCGCTGTGGGCTGATGGCATGATCGCCCGGGCGAAGGCATGGAGAGCGCGCAGGGACCGCGCTGCCATTTCCGGACAACAAGGAGCTGTGCTGAATGAGTAA
- a CDS encoding DVU0298 family protein, giving the protein MSKYPPECPFCGRAVARPEATKTEFGEVLSGACACGAVYVCDPTGHNTGEAYVEALALAKGAWDIGSLNDESDYRTDDIDYDLKTHQRIYTKGQSTLSGRLIFVKMEGPAAAAAPAAASAPAPVSAAVSERRSGLKMKQTVRKLLDTSSLDEIVALAAEDKGVLRWLIASAYDKEEVTSWRAIEAMGLISRQLSKTRAEVMRDTVRKLLWSMGEESGGIGWSAAEMLGEIVAGNPDSFTDIVPIIWSFKDELMFRAGVVWAMGKIAQVRPDLVRFVEPELPALLADENPAVRGYAVWVCGLLGCGSGHLARLLDDRSTLPFYEGRALPVKTVGELAAAALHKPV; this is encoded by the coding sequence ATGAGTAAATACCCTCCTGAATGCCCCTTTTGCGGACGCGCGGTCGCGCGGCCCGAAGCAACGAAGACCGAGTTCGGCGAAGTGCTGAGCGGCGCCTGCGCCTGCGGCGCCGTCTATGTGTGCGACCCGACCGGCCACAATACCGGGGAGGCCTACGTGGAGGCCCTCGCCCTCGCGAAAGGCGCCTGGGATATCGGGTCGCTGAACGATGAGAGCGACTACCGGACTGACGATATCGACTACGATCTGAAGACACACCAGCGGATTTACACCAAAGGGCAGAGCACCCTGTCGGGCAGGCTCATCTTCGTGAAGATGGAAGGGCCGGCTGCTGCTGCGGCCCCGGCTGCGGCGTCAGCGCCTGCTCCGGTGAGTGCGGCAGTATCCGAAAGGAGGAGCGGCCTGAAGATGAAGCAGACCGTACGAAAGCTGCTGGATACCTCGTCTTTGGATGAGATCGTCGCCCTCGCGGCAGAGGACAAGGGCGTCCTGCGCTGGCTCATCGCTTCGGCCTACGATAAAGAAGAAGTCACGAGCTGGAGGGCCATCGAAGCGATGGGACTTATCTCCCGGCAGCTTTCGAAGACGAGGGCCGAGGTCATGCGGGATACGGTGAGAAAGCTCCTCTGGTCGATGGGAGAGGAATCGGGAGGCATCGGCTGGAGCGCAGCGGAGATGCTCGGGGAGATCGTCGCGGGCAATCCCGACAGCTTTACCGATATCGTCCCTATCATCTGGTCGTTCAAGGATGAGCTGATGTTCAGGGCAGGGGTCGTCTGGGCCATGGGAAAGATCGCCCAGGTGAGGCCCGACCTGGTGCGGTTCGTCGAGCCCGAGCTGCCGGCGCTCCTGGCGGATGAAAATCCCGCGGTGAGGGGATACGCGGTCTGGGTCTGCGGCCTGCTCGGCTGCGGCAGCGGCCATCTCGCCCGGCTGCTCGACGACCGGAGCACGCTGCCGTTTTATGAGGGGCGTGCTTTGCCGGTGAAGACCGTCGGCGAGCTGGCCGCTGCCGCATTGCATAAACCTGTCTAA
- a CDS encoding TusE/DsrC/DsvC family sulfur relay protein, with translation MPTMEIAGKQVEVDEDGYMTNLDEWNKDIAVTMAKGDGLDLTDAHWEIINFLRDYYQKYQIAPMIKILVKEIGKVMGPDKGNTKYLYELFPDGPAKQACRYAGLPKPTGCV, from the coding sequence ATGCCCACTATGGAAATTGCAGGCAAGCAAGTAGAAGTTGATGAAGACGGTTACATGACCAACCTCGATGAATGGAACAAGGACATCGCGGTTACCATGGCCAAGGGGGACGGGCTCGACCTCACCGATGCCCACTGGGAAATCATCAACTTCCTGAGGGATTACTACCAGAAATACCAGATCGCTCCCATGATCAAGATCCTCGTCAAGGAGATCGGCAAGGTCATGGGCCCGGACAAGGGCAATACGAAGTACCTCTATGAGCTGTTCCCCGACGGTCCTGCAAAACAGGCATGCCGCTATGCAGGACTGCCGAAGCCGACGGGGTGCGTATAA
- the smc gene encoding chromosome segregation protein SMC yields the protein MRIKQIELNGFKSFAERTVLSLHSGITCIVGPNGCGKSNVVDAFKWVLGEQSVKSLRGERMEEVIFQGSSTVKQKGMAEVVLLVSQLEGGAPPEGNGNGNGNGNTNATANATGSNGLDDKITVSRRLYRSGESEYYLNKKQCRLKDIKDIFLDTGLDVKSYSILDQGKVSEIINTKPQDRRFLIEEVAGVMKYKVRKNEALSKLESSKQNLQRVNDIVHEVRRQINSLDRQVKKAERYKRLIEELKGIELRIAKREFLRLSETLRSLEEALERLKEADSSRRGELSTLENQIEVRRIELVGKEKALTELENRLYAKEKGIAESEKQIAVLKAGIENREADILRLANQQNFFDIKKEELSGKSEELKATIASFSTDIAGLQDQLTDRKSALAEIELAIAEKEGEIEDKRRELFSISEQISQRRNELHKFQSSNETLTYRESASLKDMETIRAGITTQEQTLRESEETLRTITARHMDLQAERDRLAEATERLGSEIESARISLAREREALASTTSRLSSLRELTIDKSLQDFLTDSRESIHFSGSVLSDIINAGSAYEQALEAALAEKVNAVILTTIDDIVAAVALIKEKQLGRTPLLYTGFGAEGDAGKAATPGAVTHDALIGRASDFITIENTGLRSTVLEILENIYIVRDLAGALELRKERTLEAAALVTLDGEFIDRDGVIFAGHGKDILKRKREIKELQKTIQEQQETVARIEAGITAATASLAEHRESLRTIESAIIDIEKEISLIGHSLKSHQDDLERKRRKLSFLEGEVASLAAEKESLDRHITAKAEEIGQLERENTALHEGIAVIQNSLSAVKMEYEHARTRLTDLKLSIASYREKMEAFQREEASLARTVEELDQDKENATKEIIEAEQKLKDSGVELERHEEAIKTLVVEVDGMRQERASRKEIIDAEQQALVEQNAVLREIRSALDAVSQELADAASKAVEHRLRLENIESGISQKYGLDIRQEMVEIEGFDPAEDDERVEQLNDKVRDLGPVNLGTIEEYEELKGRYDFLTRQQEDLTLSIAELEEAISRINASTRRKLREAYDALRTHFVEVFTTIFGGGRADLILTDEENILESGLDIIAQPPGKKLQNLNLLSGGEKALTSLALLFAGFLIKPSPLCILDEVDAPLDESNTVRFAGMIRDLAKGTQFIVITHNKTTMESADYLYGITMPEPGVSRAMSLQFAEIEQAG from the coding sequence ATGAGAATTAAACAGATCGAGCTTAACGGATTCAAATCATTTGCAGAACGGACGGTCCTCAGTCTTCACAGCGGCATCACCTGCATCGTCGGCCCCAACGGGTGCGGCAAGAGCAACGTCGTCGATGCCTTCAAGTGGGTGCTGGGCGAACAGAGCGTCAAAAGTCTCCGCGGCGAGAGGATGGAAGAGGTCATCTTCCAGGGGTCGTCGACGGTCAAGCAGAAGGGGATGGCCGAGGTGGTGCTCCTCGTATCCCAGCTGGAAGGAGGGGCCCCGCCCGAGGGCAATGGCAATGGCAACGGCAACGGTAACACCAATGCTACGGCCAATGCTACAGGAAGTAACGGGCTCGACGATAAGATCACCGTCTCCCGCAGGCTCTACCGCTCGGGAGAGAGCGAATACTATCTTAATAAGAAGCAGTGCCGGCTGAAGGACATAAAGGATATCTTCCTCGATACCGGCCTCGATGTGAAGAGCTATTCGATCCTGGACCAGGGAAAGGTATCGGAAATCATCAATACGAAGCCGCAGGACCGGCGCTTCCTCATCGAAGAGGTAGCGGGGGTGATGAAGTACAAGGTAAGGAAGAACGAGGCCCTGTCCAAGCTCGAATCGTCGAAGCAGAACCTGCAGCGCGTCAATGACATCGTCCATGAGGTGCGGCGCCAGATCAACAGCCTCGACCGCCAGGTAAAGAAGGCGGAGCGCTACAAGCGGCTCATCGAAGAGCTGAAGGGCATCGAGCTGCGCATCGCGAAGAGGGAATTTCTGCGCCTCAGCGAGACCCTCCGGTCGCTCGAAGAGGCCCTGGAGCGGCTGAAGGAGGCCGATTCCTCCAGGCGGGGCGAGCTCTCGACCCTCGAAAACCAGATCGAGGTCAGGCGGATCGAGCTCGTCGGCAAGGAGAAGGCCCTGACCGAGCTCGAGAACCGGCTCTATGCAAAGGAAAAGGGCATCGCGGAGTCGGAGAAGCAGATCGCGGTGCTCAAAGCGGGCATCGAAAACCGCGAGGCGGATATCCTCCGGCTCGCCAACCAGCAGAACTTTTTCGATATCAAGAAGGAAGAGCTTTCGGGCAAAAGTGAAGAGCTCAAGGCGACCATTGCGTCCTTCTCGACCGATATCGCGGGGCTGCAGGACCAGCTCACCGACAGGAAGAGCGCCTTGGCCGAGATCGAGCTCGCGATAGCCGAAAAGGAGGGCGAGATAGAAGACAAGCGTCGCGAGCTGTTCAGTATCTCGGAACAGATCAGCCAGCGGCGCAACGAGCTGCATAAATTCCAGTCTTCGAACGAGACCCTCACGTACAGGGAGTCGGCCTCGCTCAAGGATATGGAGACGATACGGGCAGGCATAACGACGCAGGAGCAGACCCTCAGGGAGTCGGAGGAGACGCTGCGGACCATTACCGCCCGCCATATGGACCTTCAGGCCGAGCGCGACCGCCTTGCCGAAGCGACCGAGCGTCTCGGCAGCGAGATCGAGAGCGCCAGGATCAGCCTCGCCCGGGAGCGCGAGGCGCTGGCGTCCACCACCTCCCGGCTCTCCTCGCTCAGGGAGCTCACCATCGATAAATCCCTCCAGGACTTCCTTACCGACTCGCGGGAGAGCATCCATTTCTCGGGGTCGGTGTTGTCGGATATCATCAATGCCGGCAGCGCTTATGAACAGGCGCTCGAAGCGGCGCTCGCGGAGAAGGTCAATGCCGTGATCCTCACCACGATAGACGACATCGTCGCTGCCGTGGCGCTCATCAAGGAGAAGCAGCTCGGCAGGACCCCCCTGCTCTATACAGGCTTCGGCGCCGAAGGGGATGCCGGCAAGGCGGCAACGCCCGGCGCAGTAACGCATGACGCACTCATCGGAAGGGCCTCGGATTTCATCACCATCGAGAACACCGGGCTGCGGAGCACGGTGCTCGAGATCCTCGAAAATATCTACATCGTCAGGGACCTCGCCGGCGCCCTCGAGCTCCGGAAGGAGCGGACCCTCGAGGCAGCGGCACTGGTGACCCTCGACGGGGAGTTCATCGACCGCGACGGCGTCATCTTCGCCGGCCACGGCAAGGATATCCTGAAGCGGAAGCGGGAGATCAAGGAGCTCCAGAAGACGATCCAGGAGCAGCAGGAGACCGTTGCGCGCATCGAGGCCGGCATAACCGCGGCAACCGCCTCTCTTGCCGAACACAGGGAGTCGCTCAGGACGATCGAGAGCGCCATCATCGATATCGAAAAAGAGATCTCGCTGATCGGCCACTCGCTGAAGAGCCACCAGGACGACCTCGAGCGGAAACGCCGGAAGCTCTCGTTCCTCGAGGGGGAGGTCGCCTCCCTCGCCGCGGAGAAAGAGTCGCTCGACAGGCACATCACTGCCAAAGCGGAGGAAATCGGCCAGCTCGAACGGGAAAACACCGCCCTTCACGAGGGCATCGCGGTGATCCAGAACTCGCTCTCGGCAGTGAAAATGGAGTATGAGCATGCGCGGACCCGGCTTACGGACCTGAAGCTCAGCATCGCATCGTACCGGGAGAAGATGGAGGCCTTCCAGCGCGAGGAGGCGTCCCTCGCCCGCACCGTGGAGGAGCTCGACCAGGACAAGGAGAACGCAACGAAGGAGATCATAGAGGCGGAGCAGAAGCTCAAAGACTCCGGTGTCGAGCTGGAGCGGCATGAGGAAGCCATAAAGACGCTCGTCGTCGAAGTCGACGGCATGCGGCAAGAGCGCGCCTCCCGTAAAGAGATCATCGATGCGGAGCAGCAGGCGCTCGTCGAGCAGAACGCCGTCCTCCGCGAAATCCGCTCCGCGCTCGATGCCGTCTCGCAGGAGCTGGCGGACGCCGCCTCGAAGGCCGTCGAGCACCGGCTCAGGCTCGAGAATATCGAGAGCGGCATCTCCCAGAAGTACGGGCTCGACATCAGGCAGGAGATGGTCGAGATCGAGGGATTCGATCCCGCCGAAGACGACGAACGGGTGGAACAGCTCAATGACAAAGTCCGCGACCTCGGTCCGGTCAACCTCGGCACGATCGAGGAGTACGAGGAGCTCAAGGGGCGCTACGATTTCCTGACCAGGCAGCAGGAGGACCTCACCCTCTCGATCGCCGAGCTCGAAGAGGCGATCAGCAGGATCAACGCCTCGACGAGGCGCAAGCTCCGCGAGGCCTATGACGCGCTCAGGACCCACTTCGTCGAGGTCTTTACCACCATCTTCGGCGGAGGCAGGGCCGACCTCATCCTCACCGACGAGGAGAACATCCTCGAGTCGGGGCTCGATATCATCGCGCAGCCGCCGGGCAAGAAGCTCCAGAACCTGAACCTCCTGTCGGGAGGGGAGAAGGCGCTCACGTCGCTCGCCCTCCTCTTTGCCGGGTTCCTCATAAAGCCGAGCCCGCTCTGCATCCTCGACGAGGTCGATGCGCCGCTCGATGAATCCAACACGGTGCGTTTCGCCGGGATGATCAGGGACCTTGCGAAGGGCACGCAGTTCATCGTGATCACCCATAATAAAACGACCATGGAGTCTGCCGACTACCTCTACGGCATCACCATGCCCGAGCCCGGCGTATCGAGGGCGATGTCGCTCCAGTTCGCCGAAATCGAGCAGGCGGGCTAG
- the dsrB gene encoding dissimilatory-type sulfite reductase subunit beta, which produces MALPQRRTDIGPPHFKDFLPPVIQKNYGDWKHHEILSPGVMVHVANSGDKIWSVRVASPRLLSTDTLREYAKIAEKFSNGYLRFTTRHNVEFLVSDEKNLEPLQKELKDKKFMAGGIGNRISNIVHTQGWVHCHSAASDASGIVKVLMDEFADYFTTKSTPNKVRLAVACCVNMCGAVHCSDIAVVAIHRKVPVIDHDKVKNMCEVPSTIAACPTGAISPDPAKKSVKIKEDKCMYCGNCFTVCPPIEIHDPEHDGVAIVVGGKVGNLRSTPKFSKLAIPFIKNNPPRWPEVTAAVKKILDAYVADAKKHERVGEWIERIGWEKFFKVTGLPFTFQHIDDFVIARETFRTSATFKW; this is translated from the coding sequence ATGGCATTACCGCAGAGAAGAACCGATATAGGTCCCCCGCATTTCAAGGATTTCCTGCCTCCGGTCATCCAGAAGAACTACGGTGACTGGAAGCATCACGAAATTCTCAGCCCCGGCGTCATGGTCCACGTGGCGAACAGCGGCGATAAGATATGGTCCGTCAGGGTTGCATCCCCGAGGCTCCTCAGCACCGATACGCTCAGGGAGTATGCAAAGATCGCCGAGAAGTTCAGCAACGGCTATCTCAGGTTCACCACCAGGCACAATGTCGAGTTCCTCGTCTCGGACGAGAAGAACCTCGAGCCGCTCCAGAAAGAGCTGAAGGACAAGAAGTTCATGGCCGGCGGCATCGGCAACAGGATCAGCAACATCGTCCATACCCAGGGCTGGGTCCACTGCCATTCGGCGGCATCGGACGCCTCCGGCATCGTCAAGGTGCTGATGGACGAGTTCGCCGATTACTTCACCACCAAGTCCACCCCGAACAAGGTAAGGCTGGCGGTCGCCTGCTGCGTCAACATGTGCGGCGCGGTCCACTGCTCCGACATCGCCGTCGTGGCGATCCACAGAAAAGTTCCCGTCATTGACCACGACAAGGTCAAGAACATGTGCGAGGTCCCCTCGACCATCGCTGCATGCCCGACCGGCGCGATCAGCCCCGACCCGGCGAAGAAGAGCGTCAAGATCAAAGAGGACAAGTGCATGTACTGCGGCAACTGCTTCACCGTCTGTCCCCCGATCGAGATCCACGATCCCGAGCATGACGGCGTCGCCATCGTGGTCGGCGGCAAGGTCGGCAACCTCAGGAGCACGCCGAAGTTCTCGAAGCTCGCTATTCCCTTCATCAAGAACAATCCTCCGCGGTGGCCGGAAGTCACCGCTGCGGTCAAGAAGATCCTCGACGCCTATGTCGCCGATGCGAAGAAGCACGAGAGGGTCGGCGAGTGGATCGAGAGGATCGGCTGGGAGAAGTTCTTCAAGGTGACCGGGCTGCCCTTCACCTTCCAGCACATCGACGACTTCGTCATCGCGCGAGAGACCTTCAGGACCTCCGCGACATTCAAGTGGTAG
- a CDS encoding FAD-linked oxidase C-terminal domain-containing protein, with product MKKQKAPSPLPGILLSTEKEDLLCYSFDASRADAALPRAVAWPRSTDDVVRLVRYANDNGLSVISRGAGTGMTGAAVPRGDCLVVSFEKMRKIIEIDTRNMTVVVEPGVINGWLQKELEYLGFFYPPDPASLAFSTIGGNIATNAGGPRAVKYGVTRDYVMGIEAVLYDGTVITTGGKTYKRTVGYDLKDLLVGSEGTLALSTRIRLKILPLPEDIMTLLVLFHDLESAGAAVSKIISSKIIPRALELLDRPTIEAVERYKPTGLPRDVEALLLIELDGYPGTVQKEAERVVSLCSTLGGEATVAEDTAARDRLWEARRSISPALYHLKPTKMSEDIVVPRDKVSAMLARLRALSDESGIMIASFGHAGDGNLHVNIMVDSKKEEEYEKGRALTKKIFEAALGLGGSLSGEHGIGLTKAPYLGMEIKERELGLMREIKRVFDPKGMLNPGKVFG from the coding sequence ATGAAAAAGCAGAAGGCCCCCTCACCGCTCCCCGGAATCTTGCTCTCGACAGAAAAGGAAGACCTCCTCTGCTATAGCTTTGACGCCTCCCGTGCCGACGCCGCCCTCCCCCGGGCCGTGGCATGGCCGCGGAGCACCGACGACGTGGTCAGGCTCGTGCGCTACGCCAATGACAACGGTCTCTCCGTGATCTCCCGGGGCGCAGGCACCGGGATGACCGGCGCCGCGGTCCCCCGCGGCGACTGTCTCGTCGTAAGCTTCGAGAAGATGCGCAAGATCATCGAGATAGACACCAGGAATATGACCGTCGTCGTCGAGCCCGGCGTCATCAACGGCTGGCTCCAGAAAGAGCTCGAGTATCTCGGGTTCTTCTATCCGCCCGACCCGGCGAGCCTCGCCTTCTCGACCATCGGCGGCAACATCGCCACGAATGCGGGCGGGCCCCGCGCCGTCAAATACGGGGTCACCCGCGATTATGTCATGGGCATCGAGGCGGTCCTTTATGACGGGACCGTCATCACCACCGGAGGCAAGACCTACAAGCGGACGGTGGGATACGACCTCAAGGATCTGCTCGTCGGCTCGGAAGGGACCCTGGCGCTCTCGACACGCATACGGCTGAAGATACTGCCGCTGCCCGAAGATATCATGACGCTGCTGGTGCTCTTCCACGACCTCGAGTCCGCCGGCGCCGCAGTCTCGAAGATCATCTCCTCGAAGATCATCCCGCGGGCACTGGAGCTCCTCGACCGCCCTACGATCGAAGCGGTCGAACGCTACAAGCCGACCGGCCTGCCCCGGGATGTCGAGGCGCTCCTTCTCATCGAGCTCGACGGGTATCCCGGGACCGTACAGAAAGAGGCCGAGCGCGTCGTCTCCCTCTGCAGCACCCTCGGCGGCGAGGCGACGGTCGCGGAAGACACCGCGGCCCGGGACCGGCTCTGGGAGGCACGGCGGTCTATCTCTCCCGCCCTCTACCACCTCAAGCCGACCAAGATGAGCGAGGATATCGTCGTCCCCCGCGATAAGGTTTCCGCCATGCTCGCCCGGCTGAGAGCGCTTTCGGACGAGAGCGGCATCATGATCGCGAGCTTCGGCCACGCCGGTGACGGCAACCTGCATGTGAATATCATGGTCGACAGCAAAAAGGAAGAGGAGTACGAAAAAGGTCGCGCGCTCACAAAAAAGATATTCGAAGCCGCCCTCGGGCTCGGCGGCTCTCTCTCCGGAGAGCACGGCATCGGCCTGACCAAGGCGCCCTATCTCGGGATGGAGATAAAAGAGAGGGAGCTCGGCTTGATGCGCGAGATCAAAAGGGTGTTCGATCCGAAGGGCATGCTGAACCCCGGCAAGGTCTTCGGCTGA
- a CDS encoding RNA-binding protein, with translation MGRKLYVGNISFKATQDAVRGLFEQVGPVESVNLITDAHTGQLKGFGFVEMTSEEDAQKAIDTLNGSVFMERSLSVAEAKPQQPRPDRGGFGNRGGGGRGKGRR, from the coding sequence ATGGGCAGGAAACTCTATGTCGGGAATATTTCGTTCAAGGCAACACAGGACGCTGTCAGGGGGCTTTTCGAACAGGTGGGCCCTGTCGAGTCCGTCAACCTGATAACCGACGCCCACACCGGCCAGCTCAAGGGATTCGGGTTTGTAGAAATGACCTCGGAAGAGGATGCTCAAAAAGCTATCGATACGCTCAACGGCTCCGTTTTCATGGAGCGGTCGCTCTCCGTAGCCGAAGCGAAGCCGCAGCAGCCCAGGCCGGACCGCGGCGGCTTCGGCAACCGGGGCGGTGGCGGTCGGGGGAAAGGAAGGAGATGA
- the rpsU gene encoding 30S ribosomal protein S21, with translation MQVIVHENNVDKALKELKRRVQRDGLLRDLKKKSFYLKPSEKEKEKQRAARRKRLKAQRFRSAGSAARSKRA, from the coding sequence GTGCAGGTTATTGTTCATGAAAACAATGTCGACAAGGCGCTGAAGGAGCTGAAGCGGCGGGTGCAGCGGGACGGGCTCCTGAGGGACCTGAAGAAGAAGAGCTTCTACCTGAAGCCCTCCGAAAAGGAGAAGGAGAAGCAGAGGGCCGCCCGGCGGAAACGGCTCAAGGCCCAGCGGTTCAGGAGCGCGGGAAGCGCTGCAAGAAGCAAACGGGCGTAA
- the dsrA gene encoding dissimilatory-type sulfite reductase subunit alpha produces MPKKYDTPLLDELEKGPFPSFVTEIKKAAAKNDMAADELGQLEKSYRDRRGYWKHGGIVGVRGYGGGVIGRYSSLPEQFPNVANFHTVRINSTSAFFYTSKFINEMCDIWDKYGSGLTNMHGSTGDLVLLGTNTENLEPIFAEFSSRGWDLGGSGSALRTPSCCVGPARCEWSNIDTLDINYSITQEWQDEMHRPAFPYKFKFKTAGCAVDCIASIARADCSIIGTWKGKIAVDQNEVAAYAKNGMNIQEEIVNMCPSKCMSYADGKLSIKDEDCIRCMHCIAKMTKALKPTGEKGATILIGSKAPFVIGATLSWVIVPFMKMEPPYDEFKDLIRKMWEFWDEHGKNRERIGELIIRKGMREFLEFIGVEPQPQQVKEPRRDPFFFWTEADLQK; encoded by the coding sequence ATGCCAAAGAAGTACGACACTCCACTGCTGGACGAGCTGGAAAAAGGTCCGTTCCCTAGCTTCGTTACGGAGATCAAGAAGGCAGCGGCGAAGAACGACATGGCTGCGGACGAGCTCGGACAGCTCGAAAAGTCATATCGTGACCGGCGCGGCTACTGGAAGCACGGCGGTATCGTCGGCGTCCGGGGGTACGGAGGCGGCGTTATCGGAAGATATTCGTCACTTCCCGAGCAGTTCCCCAATGTTGCCAACTTCCACACCGTCAGAATCAATTCGACCTCGGCCTTTTTCTACACCTCGAAGTTCATCAACGAGATGTGTGATATCTGGGACAAGTACGGAAGCGGCCTTACGAACATGCACGGTTCGACCGGAGACCTGGTCCTCCTCGGCACCAACACCGAAAACCTCGAGCCGATCTTCGCCGAGTTTTCGTCCCGCGGATGGGACCTCGGCGGTTCGGGTTCGGCACTGAGAACCCCGAGCTGCTGCGTCGGCCCGGCTCGCTGCGAGTGGTCGAACATCGATACGCTCGATATCAACTACAGCATCACCCAGGAATGGCAGGATGAAATGCACCGGCCTGCGTTCCCCTACAAGTTCAAATTCAAGACTGCGGGCTGCGCGGTAGACTGTATCGCCTCCATCGCCCGCGCCGACTGCTCGATCATCGGCACCTGGAAGGGAAAGATCGCCGTTGACCAGAACGAGGTCGCCGCGTACGCGAAGAACGGCATGAATATCCAGGAAGAGATCGTGAATATGTGCCCGAGCAAGTGCATGAGCTATGCGGACGGCAAGCTCTCGATCAAGGATGAGGACTGCATCCGCTGCATGCACTGTATCGCGAAGATGACCAAAGCGCTGAAGCCGACCGGCGAGAAGGGCGCTACCATCCTCATCGGGAGCAAGGCCCCCTTCGTTATCGGCGCGACCCTTTCATGGGTCATTGTTCCGTTCATGAAGATGGAGCCGCCCTATGACGAGTTCAAGGACCTTATCAGGAAGATGTGGGAGTTCTGGGATGAGCACGGAAAGAACAGGGAGAGAATCGGCGAGCTCATCATCAGAAAGGGCATGAGGGAGTTCCTCGAGTTCATCGGCGTCGAGCCCCAGCCGCAGCAGGTGAAGGAGCCGAGAAGGGATCCCTTCTTCTTCTGGACCGAAGCTGACTTGCAGAAATAA